The Thermodesulfobacteriota bacterium sequence GACGGTCATCGGTCATCTCCTAATGGTAGTCAACGATCTCGACATCGTGTGCGCCGTCGGCCTCCCATCGAAAGCACAGGCGCCACTGATCGTTGATCCTCACGCTCCATTGGCCTTCGCGGTCGCCCCGGAGCCTTTCCAGGCGGTTTCCGGGAGGGGCCGCGAGGTCTCGAACATCGGTCGCGTCGGCCAGGTACTGGAGCTTGCGCTGTGCCACGCGCTCCATCGCTCGAAACCGCCTCGGAGTCTTCCCGCTGAAGAGAGCCTCGGTGTCGCGGCAGCGAAAGCTCCGGATCATGCGCACACCCTATTACGCAACGCGTATTACGTCAAGCAGTTAGCTTCCTGCACCCGCTCCGGGTGGCGAGTTCCCGGTTCCCAGTTCCGGGTTGAGACCTCGACCGGGAACAGCCGCCGCAGGCGGCCGACACCGGCCCCTTCGGGGAGTTCCCAGTTCCCAGTTCCGGGTCTCGACCGGGAACAGCGGCCTGTGGCCGCCGACACCGGCCCCTCCTTTCACTTTTCCCCCGTCCCCCGTAACCCTCGGAACACCGGGCGCTGAGTCCCTGTTCTCTGGCCTACGGGGCCGGGCAGGGGTATTCTCGCAACGGCTACCCGTGCAACAACTCATCCTGAAAGGCAAGGTCATGGCAAGGGATTACGCAGAGAGGATCGTACGGGATCGCGCGATCTGCGGCGGCGAGCCGGTGATCAAGGGGACGCGGGTGACGCTGCGCACCGTTCTGGCGAGTCTCGCCGAGGGAGACTCCAGTGCTGACATCCGGTCCGACTTCCCGACGCTGACCGAAGAGGATATCCGAGCCGTCATCGCCTTTGCCGCGGCTTCCGCGGAAGAAGACCTCCCCGTCTCCGAAGTCCCCCGTGTTGCATGAAGATCAAGCTCGACGAGAATCTCCCGTCGACCCTCGTTGCGGTCCTCCAAGCCGCCGGGCACGACGTCGATACCGTGCCGGGAGAGGGTATCGCCGGCGCGTCCGACCCCCAAGTGTGGGCGGCGGCCCAGAGTGCCGGGCGTCTCCTCATCACCCAGGACCTCGATTTCTCCGACGTGAGCAGATTCAGACCGGGCACACACCATGGACTGGTCCTGGTGCGCCTGAACAACCCATCCCGCAGGGCTCTCTACCGCAGAATCCTCGATGCCCTTGAGCTGGAAGACTCGGAGAGCTGGAAGCGTTGTTTCGTGGTTGTCACGGAGCGCAAGACGCGGGTCCGGCGCCCGTAGCGTCCGCCGTTACCCTTCCCCCGTCACCCTTCACCCAGTTCCCAGTTCCCAGTTCCCAGTTCCCGGTTCCGGGTTCCGGGTTGAGACCTCGACCGGGAACAGCGGCCTGTGGCCGCCGACACCGGGAACAGCCGCCGCAGGCGGCCGACACCGGCCCCTTCGGGGAGTTCCCAGTTCCCGGTTCAGCTAACTCCAGACACGGAACCCGGAACGCGGCACCCGGCACGCCCGGTTCTCCTCACCCCCTCCACCACCCGCCCCAGATCCCCCTCCGTCATCGCCGTCC is a genomic window containing:
- a CDS encoding type II toxin-antitoxin system RelE/ParE family toxin — protein: MIRSFRCRDTEALFSGKTPRRFRAMERVAQRKLQYLADATDVRDLAAPPGNRLERLRGDREGQWSVRINDQWRLCFRWEADGAHDVEIVDYH
- a CDS encoding DUF433 domain-containing protein, with the protein product MQQLILKGKVMARDYAERIVRDRAICGGEPVIKGTRVTLRTVLASLAEGDSSADIRSDFPTLTEEDIRAVIAFAAASAEEDLPVSEVPRVA
- a CDS encoding DUF5615 family PIN-like protein — encoded protein: MKIKLDENLPSTLVAVLQAAGHDVDTVPGEGIAGASDPQVWAAAQSAGRLLITQDLDFSDVSRFRPGTHHGLVLVRLNNPSRRALYRRILDALELEDSESWKRCFVVVTERKTRVRRP